One genomic region from Kineobactrum salinum encodes:
- a CDS encoding sulfotransferase-like domain-containing protein produces the protein MDILRIAMWSGPRNISTALMRAFENRPDCAVVDEPFYGYYLQATGLEHPAGDAVMASMSCDWREVARQLREELPATADPASCTVFYQKHMTQHILPAMQMDWTDGLSNCFLIREPRRIIASYAKVRPQFAIEELGFPQQWELFQRVADRLGEAPPVIDSAQTLRAPEASLRALCQRLAIPFTDRMLHWPAGRRDSDGVWAPHWYAAVEQSTGFQAVNELPLEEVAIPAGCEEMCDQAETIYARLFEHALVTGDE, from the coding sequence ATGGATATTCTGCGTATCGCGATGTGGTCCGGCCCGCGCAATATCAGCACCGCGCTGATGCGGGCCTTCGAAAACCGGCCCGATTGCGCCGTGGTGGATGAACCTTTCTATGGCTATTATCTGCAGGCCACCGGTCTGGAGCATCCCGCCGGTGACGCGGTGATGGCCAGCATGAGTTGCGACTGGCGGGAGGTGGCACGGCAGTTGCGCGAGGAATTGCCGGCCACGGCTGACCCCGCCAGTTGCACCGTGTTCTACCAGAAGCACATGACCCAGCACATTCTGCCTGCGATGCAAATGGACTGGACTGACGGGCTCAGCAATTGCTTTCTGATTCGCGAACCGCGACGCATCATTGCTTCCTACGCCAAGGTGCGGCCGCAGTTTGCGATTGAGGAACTGGGTTTCCCGCAGCAGTGGGAGCTGTTCCAGCGGGTCGCCGACCGGCTCGGCGAGGCGCCGCCGGTGATTGATTCCGCCCAGACTCTGCGGGCACCGGAAGCCAGCCTGCGGGCTCTGTGCCAGCGCCTGGCCATTCCCTTCACAGACCGGATGCTGCACTGGCCCGCCGGCCGCCGCGACAGCGATGGCGTGTGGGCGCCGCACTGGTATGCCGCGGTGGAGCAGTCAACCGGGTTCCAGGCGGTGAATGAACTGCCGCTGGAGGAGGTGGCGATCCCGGCGGGCTGCGAGGAGATGTGCGACCAGGCGGAGACAATTTATGCGCGCTTGTTCGAACATGCGCTGGTGACGGGGGACGAATAG
- a CDS encoding aminotransferase class IV, translating into MVIIPEYKEALPETVEKGVRLYTVYVRRGYSDVQDPTLNTHSKLNCIGACIQAAKAGADEALMLDPHGFVATCNSTHFFIVRRGEIWTSTGDYCLDGITRGKVLEIGRELGLTVRETNFTMTDVYNAEEAFVTGTFAGLVPVTEVDGRIIGEAGAGRPVIARLQAQYRDLVGRYIDGPGKNHPRG; encoded by the coding sequence GTGGTAATCATCCCCGAGTACAAAGAAGCGCTGCCGGAGACCGTGGAGAAGGGGGTGCGCCTGTACACCGTGTATGTGCGCCGCGGCTATTCCGATGTACAGGATCCGACCCTCAATACCCATTCAAAGCTGAACTGCATCGGCGCCTGCATCCAGGCGGCCAAGGCCGGGGCCGACGAGGCCCTGATGCTGGACCCTCACGGTTTTGTCGCTACCTGCAACTCGACCCATTTCTTTATCGTCCGTCGCGGGGAAATCTGGACCTCCACCGGCGATTACTGCCTGGACGGCATCACTCGCGGCAAGGTGCTGGAGATCGGCCGGGAGCTGGGCCTGACGGTGCGTGAGACCAACTTCACGATGACGGATGTCTACAATGCCGAGGAGGCCTTTGTCACCGGTACGTTCGCGGGACTGGTGCCGGTGACGGAAGTGGACGGACGTATTATTGGCGAAGCCGGTGCCGGGCGGCCGGTGATCGCCCGGCTGCAGGCGCAGTACCGGGATCTGGTGGGGCGCTATATCGATGGCCCCGGCAAGAACCACCCGCGGGGTTGA